A single window of Eleginops maclovinus isolate JMC-PN-2008 ecotype Puerto Natales chromosome 19, JC_Emac_rtc_rv5, whole genome shotgun sequence DNA harbors:
- the LOC134881198 gene encoding gap junction beta-4 protein-like, which yields MNWAFLQGLLSGVNKYSTAFGRVWLSIVFLFRVMVFVVAAEKVWGDEQKDFKCNTVQPGCHNVCYDHFFPVSHVRLWALQLIFVTCPSLLVVMHVAYRDDRERKHRLKYGENCRSLYLNTGKKRGGLWWTYVLTLVFKIAVDTTFVYLLFHIYEGYDFPSLIKCEQKPCPNKVDCFIARPTEKRIFTIFMVVTSLACILLSIFEIVYLVGKRCRECFSSIHNSRRSTNRRSIESNGIMIPGKGTPETPAPSYSLVTS from the coding sequence ATGAACTGGGCATTCCTCCAGGGCCTCCTCAGTGGGGTGAACAAATACTCCACAGCCTTCGGCAGAGTGTGGCTCTCTATCGTGTTCCTCTTCAGGGTCATGGTTTTTGTGGTGGCAGCAGAGAAGGTGTGGGGTGATGAACAGAAAGACTTCAAATGCAACACGGTTCAACCTGGGTGCCACAACGTGTGCTACGACCACTTCTTCCCCGTGTCCCACGTGCGGCTGTGGGCCCTGCAGCTTATCTTTGTCACCTGCCCCTCTCTCCTGGTGGTGATGCATGTGGCCTACAGGGACGATAGGGAGCGGAAACACCGGCTCAAGTATGGCGAGAACTGCCGCAGCCTCTACCTGAACACGGGCAAGAAGCGTGGAGGCCTGTGGTGGACCTATGTCCTCACATTGGTCTTCAAAATAGCTGTGGACACCACTTTTGTCTACCTCCTCTTCCACATCTATGAGGGTTACGACTTCCCCTCTCTCATCAAGTGCGAACAGAAGCCCTGCCCCAACAAGGTGGACTGCTTCATCGCTCGACCCACCGAGAAACGGATCTTCACCATCTTCATGGTGGTCACCAGCCTGGCCTGCATTCTCCTCTCCATTTTCGAAATTGTCTACCTGGTTGGCAAGCGCTGCCGTGAATGTTTTTCATCGATTCACAACTCTCGCCGCAGCACGAACCGCAGATCAATTGAGTCAAATGGCATAATGATTCCTGGGAAAGGCACCCCTGAGACGCCTGCTCCTTCATACAGCCTTGTCACATCCTGA